The DNA segment CTCTCCAGCGAGAGGAGGCGCTCACCGGTCCAGTCGATCTCGCTGCCGGGGTTCTGCGGATGCCCGGCGGCCTGCAGCCGGGCGACGGCCTCCTGATGGGTGCACACGTCGTACTTGCCGCCGCGCACATCCGCGAAGTCGGCCTCCTGGCGGCCCAGTCCGGTGAGCAGATCGGGCACGGCGCTCCACACGTGCTCGGCGACGCGCGTGAGCAGCCCGGCGGCGACCTCCTGGGCGTCCTCGCGGCTCGCGTCGGCGATCTCGACGTCGATCTGGTGGAACTCGACGAGATGGCGCCCGGTGGTGGCGGTCTCCTCCGGCTCCACCCGGACGTTGGGCGCGATGTAGAACAGCTTCGGGAAGCCGTGCAGCGACGCCTGCTTGTAGAGGATGGCGCTGGTCATCAGCTTGTACGGGCGCCCGTAGTAGTCGACGTCCAGGGCCTTCGCGCCCCGGCCGCCCGGATCGGTGACGGGCCCCACCAGCGGGGGCAGCAGCTCGACGAAGCCGGACTCCCGCAGATGGTCGCGGGCCGCCCGCAGCGCCTCCTGCTGGACGAGCATGGCGGCGCGCAACTGCGGGGAGCGCAGGTGCTCACCGAGCGGGGGCGGCAGCGCGGGGCCTGCGGGCTGCGGGGCGTGGTCCATGACGGGCTCCTGTTCGTGGTGGCGGTGCGACGGGACGGCGGGGGCGGTCGGCCGGTGGACGGGTACGGGGTCGGGCGGTGGTCTGTCGTAGCGGTCGGCCATGTGGTGCAGCGCGGTGAGCAGGCCGTTCGCGGTGAGCGGCGCGGCACCGGACGGGGCGTCGGGGCGGATCGGCATCGCGCCCGTGTCCGACCAGCGCAGCCGCCCGTCCGCGCCGATGACGCTGCGGGAGCGGCCGGCGTTGTCGGGGTGCAGGCAGAACGGCACGTCCAGCAGCCCGCGTGCGAAGGCGGCGGGCAGCGCGCGGGCCAGCTCGGGGCACACCCCGAGGACGGCCTCCACCAGCGTCCGGGCCTCCAGGTAGACCTCCGAGTCGTCCGGGCCGCCCGGCTCCGGCGGACCGGCGAGCGCGGCGGCCGCGGCGGCGGTCTCCAGAGCGCGGACGTTCTCCCCGACGGTCGGGATACGGCGTGACTCGGCGGTCGTCTTCACCAGGAGCCGGTCCGCCCCGGCCCGGACCGCCAGCCGCGCGGACGCTTCGAGCAGCCGGGTCGCGCCGCGTTCGGTGCGCGGGTAGACGCCCATGTAGGTGTAGAGGACGACATGGTGGTCCACGCCCGCGGGCAGGAACTCGGCGGCCAGCCGGCGCAGCGCCCGTATCGCCTCCTCGTCCTGGCCCGGATCGGTCTGCTGCGCGTAGCTCAGCGAAACGCTGCGCAGGCCGTGCTGGGCGAAGAACAGGCACTCCAGCAGGCTCGTCGCGACGAGCAGACCGGGCGGGCAGAGCTGGCCGAGCAGACAGCCGCCGAAGCTCTCCAGATGCGGGACGGAGCCGGGGCGCGCGCTCGCGGCGAGCAGTTCGCACCCCTGCGCCCAGGCGGCGACGGACTCGCGCAGCGGGGTGCGGCCGTAGGGCAGGCAGTAGGAGACCGGCCCGCCCTCGGTGGCGTCCAGGCCGGCGGCGACCAGGGCCCGGATGATGGCCTGCGGCCGGGCGGAGCCGTGCCGGACCTGGACGGGGAAGCCGGCGTCGTGGACGCCGTCGAGCAGGGCGCGGGTGACGGCGAGCGGATGCGCGGCGATCGGGTAGCCGTTGAGCCCGGCCCCCTCCGCGAGCGCGGCGCGTGCCCCGGCGAGGTCACCGACGCGGGTGTAGCTGTCGATGGTGAGGGTGCCCGCGGTGGTCGC comes from the Streptomyces sp. NBC_00525 genome and includes:
- a CDS encoding amino acid--tRNA ligase-related protein: MTPADTPRPAAVGAPRILTAGAPRPFGAFVADAAASGRLVVQPRMGFADPRTMRAGLERTRNATATTAGTLTIDSYTRVGDLAGARAALAEGAGLNGYPIAAHPLAVTRALLDGVHDAGFPVQVRHGSARPQAIIRALVAAGLDATEGGPVSYCLPYGRTPLRESVAAWAQGCELLAASARPGSVPHLESFGGCLLGQLCPPGLLVATSLLECLFFAQHGLRSVSLSYAQQTDPGQDEEAIRALRRLAAEFLPAGVDHHVVLYTYMGVYPRTERGATRLLEASARLAVRAGADRLLVKTTAESRRIPTVGENVRALETAAAAAALAGPPEPGGPDDSEVYLEARTLVEAVLGVCPELARALPAAFARGLLDVPFCLHPDNAGRSRSVIGADGRLRWSDTGAMPIRPDAPSGAAPLTANGLLTALHHMADRYDRPPPDPVPVHRPTAPAVPSHRHHEQEPVMDHAPQPAGPALPPPLGEHLRSPQLRAAMLVQQEALRAARDHLRESGFVELLPPLVGPVTDPGGRGAKALDVDYYGRPYKLMTSAILYKQASLHGFPKLFYIAPNVRVEPEETATTGRHLVEFHQIDVEIADASREDAQEVAAGLLTRVAEHVWSAVPDLLTGLGRQEADFADVRGGKYDVCTHQEAVARLQAAGHPQNPGSEIDWTGERLLSLESDRPFFINDYPKGSRGFYDREDPERPGVLRNFDLIAPHGYGELVSGSERESDYATIVTRMRESGENPAKYAWYLKEAREGIPASAGFGMGLQRLVRFLTGLDALWQVSAYPKLPGVVAP